In the genome of Halapricum salinum, one region contains:
- a CDS encoding V-type ATP synthase subunit I codes for MLRPERMSRVSITGSQRVMDDVIEAAHSLDLLHISEYTNEIDGFDPGSPIEGADSASKKLVTVRSLKSILGVEEDYEGPTHVVEDDELETELEDVRQEVNELDDRRDEIDAEIREIEEDIEQLEVFVDLGIDLDLLAGYDSLEVAVGEGDATEVDAALADSEIEQYAVESGEDAVAVFARTDDRDPLEEALVGATFAAVEIPEASGDPAAYISQRRQRKDELEDEFEDVEDELEDLEEEVGGFLLAAEEQLTIDVEKREAPLSFATTKNAFVAEGWLPTEDVETLRTTLEEAAGGSVEVEELERAEYDEDGHVEHTEEVEGDSGSSGGPPGGGDVDRTDGPIAREMADEEEQPEAAADGGYVPLADDSPPVVQDNPRGVKPFQALVDVINRPKYTELDPTVVLFLTFPAFFGFMIGDVGYGILYLGMGYWIVSNSESDVVKSLGGIAMWAGAFTAIFGVLYGEFFGLHQFGYILWGTDSATGIIDIGGAPIHKGLQPHYIAYAQAWLLVSVIAGVLHLVVGRVFDFFNKLHHGVVEAFVESGSWIMMTAGLWVWIFSTHLTGPKPDFMFYVFSAKETTIPFLTDPATGETLVTTKDMVALPLGFTGFPETVGFVGLAAFFVGLALAIYAEGGIALIESVTQAFGHVVSYTRIAAVLLAKAGMALAVNLLVFGAYREGGEFHLIFFSDGVHGDVLFQGLLNLDGPVGLVFGVLFGVVVLLLGHLLVLVLGITSAGLQAVRLEYVEFFGKFYEGGGTVYNPFGYERTYTAEE; via the coding sequence ATGCTCAGACCTGAGCGGATGAGCCGGGTGTCGATCACCGGCTCACAACGCGTCATGGACGACGTGATCGAGGCCGCCCACAGCCTCGACCTGCTCCACATCAGTGAATACACCAACGAGATCGACGGCTTCGATCCCGGCAGCCCGATCGAGGGTGCCGACTCGGCTTCGAAGAAACTCGTGACGGTCCGCTCGCTCAAGAGTATCCTCGGAGTCGAGGAGGACTACGAGGGGCCGACACACGTCGTCGAGGACGACGAACTCGAAACGGAACTCGAAGACGTCCGCCAGGAGGTCAACGAACTCGACGACCGCCGCGACGAGATCGACGCCGAGATCCGCGAGATCGAAGAGGATATCGAACAGCTGGAAGTGTTCGTCGACCTGGGAATCGATCTCGACCTGCTCGCCGGCTACGACTCGCTGGAAGTCGCCGTCGGTGAGGGCGACGCTACCGAGGTCGACGCCGCACTCGCAGACAGCGAGATCGAGCAGTACGCCGTCGAGAGCGGCGAGGACGCGGTCGCTGTCTTCGCCCGCACCGACGATCGCGACCCCCTCGAAGAAGCGCTCGTGGGTGCGACGTTCGCTGCCGTCGAGATCCCTGAGGCGTCGGGTGATCCCGCGGCGTACATTTCCCAGCGCCGACAGCGCAAAGACGAGCTCGAAGACGAATTCGAAGACGTCGAGGACGAACTCGAAGACCTCGAAGAGGAGGTCGGCGGGTTCCTCCTGGCAGCCGAGGAACAACTCACGATCGACGTCGAAAAGCGCGAAGCGCCGCTGTCCTTTGCGACGACGAAGAACGCCTTCGTCGCCGAGGGGTGGCTGCCGACCGAGGACGTCGAGACGCTTCGGACCACCCTCGAAGAGGCTGCCGGTGGCAGCGTCGAGGTCGAGGAACTCGAGCGAGCCGAGTACGACGAGGACGGCCACGTCGAACACACCGAGGAGGTCGAAGGCGACTCGGGGTCGTCCGGTGGGCCGCCAGGCGGCGGTGACGTCGACCGGACCGACGGGCCGATCGCCCGGGAGATGGCCGACGAAGAAGAGCAGCCCGAAGCGGCGGCCGACGGCGGGTACGTCCCGCTGGCCGACGACAGTCCGCCGGTCGTTCAGGACAATCCGCGTGGCGTCAAGCCGTTCCAGGCGCTGGTCGACGTGATCAACCGCCCGAAGTACACGGAACTCGACCCCACCGTGGTCCTGTTCCTGACGTTCCCGGCCTTCTTCGGGTTCATGATCGGCGACGTCGGCTACGGAATCCTGTACCTCGGGATGGGCTACTGGATCGTCTCGAACTCCGAGAGCGACGTGGTCAAGAGCCTCGGCGGCATCGCGATGTGGGCAGGGGCGTTCACGGCCATCTTCGGCGTCCTCTACGGGGAGTTCTTCGGGTTACACCAGTTCGGCTACATCCTCTGGGGAACCGACAGCGCGACCGGTATCATCGACATCGGCGGCGCACCGATCCACAAGGGCTTGCAGCCCCACTACATCGCCTACGCCCAGGCGTGGCTGCTGGTGAGCGTCATCGCCGGCGTCCTCCACCTCGTCGTGGGTCGGGTCTTCGACTTCTTCAACAAACTCCATCACGGCGTCGTCGAGGCGTTCGTCGAGAGCGGTTCGTGGATCATGATGACCGCTGGGCTGTGGGTCTGGATCTTCAGCACCCATCTCACGGGTCCCAAGCCCGACTTCATGTTCTACGTGTTCTCCGCGAAGGAGACGACGATTCCGTTCCTCACCGATCCGGCGACGGGCGAAACGCTGGTGACCACCAAGGACATGGTGGCGCTTCCGCTCGGATTCACCGGTTTCCCCGAGACTGTCGGGTTCGTCGGGCTGGCGGCGTTCTTCGTCGGGCTCGCGCTGGCCATCTACGCCGAGGGCGGCATCGCGCTGATCGAGAGCGTCACCCAGGCGTTCGGCCACGTCGTCTCTTACACCCGGATCGCGGCCGTTCTGCTGGCGAAAGCCGGGATGGCGCTGGCGGTGAATCTGCTGGTGTTCGGAGCCTATCGAGAAGGCGGTGAGTTCCACCTCATCTTCTTCAGCGACGGCGTCCACGGCGACGTGCTCTTCCAGGGCCTGCTGAACCTCGACGGCCCAGTCGGGCTGGTCTTCGGTGTGCTCTTCGGAGTCGTCGTGCTCCTGTTGGGCCACCTGCTCGTGCTCGTGCTGGGGATCACCAGCGCCGGCCTGCAGGCGGTCCGCCTGGAGTACGTCGAGTTCTTCGGGAAGTTCTACGAGGGTGGCGGCACAGTCTACAACCCCTTCGGCTACGAGCGAACCTACACGGCCGAGGAGTAA
- a CDS encoding ATP synthase subunit K gives MIEPTQILSVALQLQGNPEPAIPGAAAAALAVGLAALGAGYAERGIGAAAVGAIAEDDDMFGRGLILTVLPETLVILALVVVFIT, from the coding sequence ATGATTGAACCTACCCAGATACTGAGCGTTGCACTGCAGCTCCAAGGAAACCCTGAGCCAGCGATCCCCGGTGCCGCTGCCGCGGCGCTGGCCGTCGGACTCGCGGCACTGGGCGCCGGCTACGCCGAGCGTGGCATCGGTGCCGCCGCTGTCGGGGCGATCGCCGAGGACGACGACATGTTCGGCCGGGGCCTGATTCTGACGGTCCTGCCGGAGACACTCGTCATTCTCGCGCTCGTCGTCGTGTTCATCACATAA
- a CDS encoding V-type ATP synthase subunit E, giving the protein MSLDSVTEDIREQARARAEEIRSEGEAEAEEIISEAEAEAEEIHEQREREVERQIEQERDQRLSSANLEAKQKRLATRRELLQQVRDDVEAALVDLDGDTREELTRELLAAAATEFEDADTVEVYGRADDQDLIESILSEYENFEYGGETDCLGGVVVESDASRVRVDNTFDSVLEDVWQESLREISADLFDEEQ; this is encoded by the coding sequence ATGAGTCTAGACAGCGTAACAGAGGACATCAGAGAACAAGCCCGCGCACGTGCGGAGGAAATTAGATCCGAGGGCGAAGCCGAGGCCGAAGAGATCATCTCAGAGGCCGAGGCCGAGGCCGAAGAGATCCACGAGCAGCGCGAACGCGAGGTCGAACGCCAGATCGAGCAGGAGCGCGACCAGCGACTCTCCAGTGCGAATCTCGAAGCCAAACAGAAACGGCTGGCGACTCGCCGGGAACTGCTCCAGCAGGTCCGCGACGACGTCGAAGCCGCGCTGGTCGACCTCGATGGGGACACTCGAGAGGAACTGACACGCGAACTGCTGGCGGCGGCTGCCACCGAGTTCGAGGACGCAGATACCGTCGAGGTGTACGGCCGAGCCGACGACCAGGACCTCATCGAATCGATTCTCTCCGAGTACGAGAACTTCGAGTACGGCGGCGAGACTGACTGTCTCGGCGGTGTCGTCGTCGAGAGTGACGCCTCGCGCGTCAGAGTCGACAACACGTTCGACTCCGTGCTCGAAGATGTCTGGCAGGAATCGCTCCGCGAAATCAGTGCCGACCTGTTCGACGAGGAGCAATGA
- a CDS encoding V-type ATP synthase subunit C gives MSARYGDRTGEASNYEYVTARVSARRAALFDEDDYRKLVRMGTSEIARFMEETEYKREMNELGSRYDGVDLIEYALNRNLAKHFNDLLRWADGRLYDYIARYLRKFDAWNVKTALRGIYSEAGADAIKSDYIRAGEFDDELLDRLAAADSIEAAIDLLDSTLFGDALEAAYEDYEQTDLLVPLENAVDRVFFEDIDEGLPSRERASRATELYIDYITAEIDFRNARNALRIARSGADMDPAAYYIDGGELFDAEELRQLVANQEQLVEHIRQSSYGGELSAALTALEEADDLIQFGHALDAALLEFADTLANRYPTSICSVLSYILAKEREVDNIRAIARGREAELSPEEIETELVML, from the coding sequence ATGAGCGCACGGTACGGCGACCGCACCGGCGAAGCGAGCAACTACGAGTACGTGACCGCTCGGGTCAGTGCTCGGCGAGCGGCGCTGTTCGACGAGGACGACTACCGGAAACTCGTCCGTATGGGAACCAGCGAGATCGCGCGGTTCATGGAAGAGACCGAGTACAAGCGTGAGATGAACGAACTCGGCTCGCGCTACGACGGGGTCGACCTCATCGAATACGCGCTGAATCGCAACCTCGCCAAGCACTTCAACGATCTCTTGCGGTGGGCCGACGGTCGGCTGTACGACTACATCGCCCGCTATCTCCGAAAGTTCGACGCCTGGAACGTCAAGACGGCGCTCCGTGGCATTTACTCGGAGGCCGGTGCAGACGCGATCAAGTCCGATTACATCCGGGCCGGTGAGTTCGACGACGAACTGCTGGACCGGCTGGCGGCTGCCGACTCGATCGAGGCAGCTATCGACTTGCTCGATTCGACGCTGTTCGGCGACGCCCTGGAGGCGGCCTACGAGGACTACGAGCAGACCGATCTGCTCGTGCCGCTCGAAAACGCCGTCGATCGGGTGTTTTTCGAGGACATCGACGAAGGGCTCCCGTCACGAGAGCGTGCCAGTCGGGCGACAGAGCTGTACATCGATTACATCACCGCCGAGATCGACTTCCGGAACGCACGGAACGCCCTGCGGATCGCCCGCAGTGGCGCCGACATGGATCCGGCGGCCTACTACATCGACGGCGGCGAGCTGTTCGACGCAGAGGAGCTTCGCCAGCTCGTCGCCAACCAGGAACAGCTCGTCGAGCACATCCGCCAGAGCAGTTACGGCGGGGAGCTGTCGGCGGCGCTGACGGCGCTCGAGGAGGCCGACGATCTGATCCAGTTCGGTCACGCGCTCGACGCCGCACTGCTGGAGTTCGCCGACACGCTGGCAAATCGCTATCCCACGTCGATCTGTTCGGTCCTGTCGTATATCCTCGCCAAGGAACGTGAGGTAGACAACATTCGGGCGATCGCTCGCGGCCGTGAGGCCGAGCTGTCGCCCGAGGAGATCGAGACGGAGCTGGTGATGCTATGA
- a CDS encoding V-type ATP synthase subunit F: protein MSKEIAVVGTPDFTTGFRLAGVRRAVSLTDEEMEAELDETIGELLADEEIGILVMHDDDLDYLSRNTRQAVQQSVDPVLVALGGGAGSSGLREQIKRAIGIDLMEEDEQQP, encoded by the coding sequence ATGAGCAAGGAGATCGCCGTCGTCGGCACACCCGACTTTACGACCGGGTTCCGGCTAGCTGGCGTCCGCCGTGCGGTCAGTCTCACTGACGAGGAGATGGAAGCGGAACTCGACGAGACGATCGGAGAGCTGCTGGCCGACGAGGAGATCGGGATCCTGGTCATGCACGACGACGATCTGGACTATCTGTCACGGAATACTCGACAGGCAGTCCAGCAGAGCGTCGACCCGGTGCTCGTCGCACTGGGCGGCGGTGCCGGCAGTAGCGGCCTGCGCGAACAGATCAAACGAGCGATCGGTATCGACCTAATGGAAGAAGACGAACAGCAACCATGA
- a CDS encoding ATP synthase subunit A yields MSQADTSDVREDGVIESVSGPVVQAVDLDARMNDVVYVGSEGLMGEVIEIEGNITTIQVYEETSGVSPGEPVESTGQPLTVDLGPGMLDSIYDGVQRPLDVLESKMNSAFLDRGVDAPGIDLEKTWEFTPEVEDGDTVTRGDIIGTVPETESIDHKVMVPPDVLEEGETAEISAIESGEFTVEEAVAELDDGSEITMHQEWPVREARPAAEKETPTEPLVSGQRILDGLFPIAKGGTAAIPGPFGSGKTVTQHQLAKWADADIVVYVGCGERGNEMTEVIEDFPELEDPKTGKPLMSRTCLIANTSNMPVAARESCVYTGITIAEYFRDMGYDVALMADSTSRWAEAMREISSRLEEMPGEEGYPAYLAARLSEFYERAGYFQNVNGTEGSVSVIGAVSPPGGDFSEPVTQNTLRIVKTFWALDADLAERRHFPSINWNESYSLYRDQLDPWFVENVEDDWPEQRQWAIDTLDEEAELQEIVQLVGKDALPDDQQLTLEVARYLREAWLQQNAFHDVDTYCSPEKTYLMLEAIKVFNDEAFDALDAGVPVEEITDIDAAPRLNRIGVQEDYEEYVAELEDDIASELREKY; encoded by the coding sequence ATGAGTCAAGCAGACACATCCGACGTCCGTGAAGACGGCGTCATCGAGAGCGTATCGGGTCCCGTCGTACAGGCGGTCGACCTCGACGCCCGGATGAACGACGTGGTCTACGTCGGTTCGGAAGGGTTGATGGGCGAAGTCATCGAAATCGAGGGCAACATCACGACGATCCAGGTCTACGAAGAGACCTCCGGGGTCTCCCCGGGCGAGCCCGTCGAGAGCACCGGGCAGCCGCTGACGGTCGACCTCGGGCCGGGTATGCTGGACTCCATCTACGATGGTGTCCAGCGCCCGCTCGACGTCCTGGAATCGAAGATGAACAGCGCCTTCCTCGACCGCGGTGTCGACGCACCGGGGATCGACCTGGAGAAGACCTGGGAGTTCACTCCCGAGGTCGAGGACGGCGACACGGTCACCCGTGGGGACATCATCGGGACCGTCCCCGAAACCGAGAGCATCGATCACAAGGTGATGGTCCCGCCGGACGTCCTCGAAGAGGGCGAGACCGCCGAGATCAGCGCGATCGAGTCGGGCGAGTTCACCGTCGAGGAGGCGGTCGCCGAACTCGACGACGGCAGCGAGATCACGATGCACCAGGAGTGGCCGGTCCGTGAAGCGCGACCGGCCGCCGAGAAGGAGACCCCGACCGAACCGCTCGTGTCGGGCCAGCGCATCCTCGACGGCCTGTTCCCCATCGCGAAAGGTGGGACGGCCGCCATCCCCGGACCCTTCGGCTCCGGGAAGACCGTCACCCAGCACCAGCTCGCCAAGTGGGCCGACGCGGACATCGTCGTCTACGTCGGCTGTGGCGAGCGCGGCAACGAGATGACCGAAGTGATCGAGGACTTCCCGGAACTGGAAGACCCCAAGACCGGGAAGCCGCTGATGAGCCGTACCTGCCTCATCGCCAACACCTCGAACATGCCCGTCGCGGCCCGTGAGTCCTGTGTGTACACTGGGATCACTATCGCGGAGTACTTCCGCGACATGGGCTACGACGTCGCGCTGATGGCCGACTCCACTTCGCGGTGGGCCGAGGCCATGCGCGAGATCTCCTCGCGGCTCGAGGAGATGCCCGGCGAGGAGGGGTACCCCGCCTACCTCGCCGCGCGTCTCAGCGAGTTCTACGAGCGCGCCGGCTACTTCCAGAACGTCAACGGGACGGAGGGCTCCGTGTCGGTCATCGGGGCCGTCTCGCCGCCGGGCGGGGACTTCTCGGAGCCGGTGACCCAGAACACCCTGCGGATCGTCAAGACCTTCTGGGCGCTGGACGCCGACCTCGCCGAGCGTCGACACTTTCCCTCGATCAACTGGAACGAGAGCTACTCGCTGTATCGCGACCAGCTCGACCCGTGGTTCGTCGAGAACGTCGAGGACGACTGGCCCGAACAGCGCCAGTGGGCGATCGACACGCTCGACGAAGAGGCCGAACTACAGGAGATCGTCCAGCTCGTCGGGAAGGACGCCCTGCCGGACGACCAGCAGCTCACTCTGGAGGTCGCCCGCTATCTCCGTGAGGCCTGGCTCCAGCAGAACGCCTTCCACGACGTCGACACCTACTGTTCGCCCGAGAAGACCTACCTCATGCTCGAGGCGATCAAAGTGTTCAACGACGAGGCCTTCGACGCCCTCGATGCGGGCGTTCCGGTCGAGGAGATCACCGACATCGACGCCGCACCGCGACTGAATCGTATCGGCGTCCAGGAAGACTACGAGGAGTACGTCGCGGAACTCGAAGACGACATCGCGAGCGAACTCCGGGAGAAATACTGA
- a CDS encoding ATP synthase subunit B, with translation MQKEYKTITEISGPLVFAEVDEPVGYDEIVEIETPDGSVRRGQVLETTSDHVAIQVFEGTGGIDRNSSVRFLGETLKMKLTEDLLGRVLDGSGQPIDGGPEIEPDERRDIVGEAINPYSREYPEEFIQTGVSAIDGMNTLVRGQKLPIFSGSGLPHNDLALQIARQASVPEEEEEGEDGSEFAVIFGAMGITAEEANEFMDDFERTGALERSVVFMNLADDPAVERTITPRLALTTAEYLAFDKGYHVLTILTDMTNYCEALREIGAAREEVPGRRGYPGYMYTDLATLYERAGRIKGREGSVTQIPILTMPGDDDTHPIPDLTGYITEGQIYVDRDLNSQGVKPPIDVLPSLSRLMDDGIGEGLTRADHADVSDQLYAAYAEGEDLRDLVNIVGREALSERDNKYLDLADRFEEEFVQQGYETNRSIDETIEIGWDLLSTLPKEELNRVDEELIEEHYRDEDSELVELDA, from the coding sequence ATGCAGAAAGAATACAAGACGATCACCGAGATCAGTGGCCCGCTGGTGTTCGCCGAGGTGGACGAGCCGGTCGGCTACGACGAGATCGTCGAGATCGAGACGCCCGACGGTAGTGTCCGTCGCGGGCAGGTCCTCGAGACCACGAGCGACCACGTCGCCATTCAGGTCTTCGAGGGAACAGGTGGAATCGACCGCAACTCGTCCGTCCGGTTCCTGGGCGAGACGCTGAAGATGAAACTTACCGAGGACCTGCTCGGGCGCGTGCTCGACGGGTCGGGCCAGCCGATCGACGGCGGTCCCGAGATCGAACCCGACGAGCGCCGAGACATCGTCGGCGAGGCGATCAACCCCTACTCCCGGGAGTACCCCGAGGAGTTCATCCAGACGGGTGTGTCGGCTATCGACGGCATGAACACCCTCGTTCGTGGCCAGAAGCTGCCGATCTTCTCCGGGTCGGGCCTGCCGCACAACGACCTGGCGCTGCAGATCGCACGTCAGGCGAGCGTGCCGGAAGAGGAAGAGGAAGGGGAAGACGGGTCGGAGTTCGCAGTAATCTTCGGCGCGATGGGGATCACCGCCGAAGAGGCAAACGAGTTCATGGACGACTTCGAGCGCACGGGCGCACTCGAACGCAGCGTTGTCTTCATGAACCTCGCGGACGACCCCGCCGTCGAGCGGACGATCACGCCGCGACTCGCGCTGACGACCGCCGAATACCTGGCGTTCGACAAGGGGTATCACGTCCTGACGATCCTCACGGACATGACCAACTACTGTGAGGCGCTGCGCGAGATCGGGGCCGCCCGCGAGGAGGTCCCGGGCCGCCGTGGCTACCCCGGGTACATGTACACCGACCTGGCGACGCTGTACGAGCGCGCCGGCCGGATCAAGGGCCGTGAGGGCTCTGTCACGCAGATTCCGATCCTCACGATGCCTGGTGACGACGACACCCACCCGATCCCGGACCTGACGGGATACATCACCGAGGGGCAGATCTACGTCGACCGCGACCTCAACAGCCAGGGCGTCAAGCCGCCGATCGACGTGCTGCCTTCGCTCTCGCGGCTGATGGACGACGGGATCGGCGAGGGACTGACCCGCGCGGACCACGCCGATGTCTCCGACCAGCTGTACGCCGCCTACGCGGAGGGTGAAGACCTGCGCGACCTCGTGAACATCGTCGGTCGCGAGGCTCTCTCGGAACGTGACAACAAGTATCTCGATCTGGCGGATCGCTTCGAAGAGGAGTTCGTCCAGCAGGGTTACGAGACCAATCGCTCGATCGACGAGACGATCGAGATCGGCTGGGATCTGCTGAGTACGCTCCCCAAAGAGGAACTCAACCGCGTCGACGAGGAGCTTATCGAGGAACACTACCGCGACGAGGACAGCGAACTCGTCGAACTCGACGCATAG
- a CDS encoding bacteriorhodopsin, producing the protein MLLGMLYFIARGYNVKDERRQKFYIVTTFIAGIAFTNYLAMATGFGVIDLTDIAPWLVGTEFLGDKTELLIYWPRYTDWILTTPLLLYDLALLAGADRNTIATLVGLDVMMILTGLVATLTVSPVNDSIGIGAHRIIWWGVSCGFFLALIFYLFRGLADRASQLSGQTKSTFNTLRYMIVGIWFVYPVWWIVGTEGLGVVGLPIETAGFMVLDLTAKVGFGIILLRSHSVLDDAGTSQAAPA; encoded by the coding sequence ATGCTCCTGGGGATGCTGTACTTCATCGCCAGGGGGTACAACGTCAAAGACGAACGCAGACAGAAATTTTACATCGTAACGACGTTCATCGCAGGGATCGCGTTCACAAATTATCTGGCGATGGCGACCGGGTTCGGGGTGATCGATCTCACAGATATCGCGCCGTGGCTGGTCGGAACCGAGTTCCTCGGTGACAAAACCGAGTTGCTCATCTACTGGCCGCGGTACACTGACTGGATCCTGACGACGCCGCTGTTGCTGTACGACCTCGCGCTGCTCGCAGGAGCCGACCGTAACACGATCGCGACGCTGGTCGGGTTGGACGTGATGATGATCCTGACCGGTCTGGTAGCGACGTTGACGGTCTCGCCCGTCAACGACAGTATCGGTATCGGTGCCCACCGAATCATCTGGTGGGGGGTCAGCTGCGGGTTCTTCCTCGCGCTGATCTTCTACCTGTTCCGTGGGCTCGCAGACAGGGCGTCACAGCTGTCGGGGCAGACGAAGAGCACGTTCAACACGTTGCGGTACATGATCGTCGGGATCTGGTTCGTCTACCCGGTCTGGTGGATCGTCGGCACCGAGGGACTGGGTGTCGTCGGCCTGCCGATCGAGACGGCCGGGTTCATGGTGCTGGACCTGACCGCGAAGGTCGGCTTCGGCATCATCCTGCTGCGCAGTCACAGCGTCCTCGACGATGCGGGGACCTCACAGGCCGCGCCTGCGTAA
- a CDS encoding lycopene cyclase domain-containing protein, translated as MVGFTYAGFHAVFVVPALVALAVVASRRRGDPRQVVRALPFFAIVLLALVYTTPWDNYLIHRGVWWYGEGTVAGRLWLAPIEEYLFILLLPIVATLWLAIVSTSFEWPDDAITMTVPDRSLGVLAGIAVGTVGLAMLTRDATYYMGAILAWAGPVLALQWAVGWSYLLARWRLVAVGTLVPAMYFAVADRIAIEEEIWTISERYTTGLAVGGLPIEEGAFFLVTTLFVVQGIVLYPWVIERWQQ; from the coding sequence ATGGTAGGTTTCACGTACGCCGGTTTCCACGCCGTGTTCGTCGTTCCCGCGCTGGTCGCGCTCGCCGTCGTCGCTAGCCGGCGTCGTGGTGATCCGCGACAGGTCGTCCGCGCACTCCCGTTTTTCGCGATCGTCCTGCTGGCGCTGGTCTACACCACGCCGTGGGACAACTATCTCATCCATCGCGGCGTCTGGTGGTACGGCGAGGGAACGGTCGCCGGACGGCTCTGGCTCGCACCGATCGAGGAGTACCTCTTTATACTGCTGTTGCCGATCGTCGCGACGCTGTGGTTGGCGATCGTCTCGACGTCGTTCGAGTGGCCCGACGACGCCATCACGATGACGGTCCCGGATCGCTCGCTCGGCGTCCTGGCTGGAATCGCTGTCGGGACGGTCGGCCTGGCGATGCTCACGCGGGACGCCACCTACTACATGGGTGCGATCCTGGCGTGGGCCGGGCCCGTCCTCGCGCTCCAGTGGGCTGTCGGGTGGTCGTATCTGCTGGCTCGCTGGCGACTCGTTGCCGTCGGGACGCTCGTGCCAGCCATGTACTTCGCGGTCGCAGACCGCATCGCGATCGAAGAAGAGATCTGGACGATCTCTGAGCGGTACACGACCGGCTTGGCCGTCGGTGGGCTCCCGATCGAGGAGGGGGCCTTCTTCCTCGTAACGACGCTGTTCGTCGTCCAGGGGATCGTCCTCTATCCGTGGGTGATCGAACGATGGCAGCAGTGA
- a CDS encoding Brp/Blh family beta-carotene 15,15'-dioxygenase, producing the protein MAAVNVRRDVRDRLLEVTARPIWVVLATAAAVHLLGVRLPTDVQYGILLATVLLLGLPHGALDHLTLPRARAESLTARRFVVFCGWYLLLASAYGVAWLVAPTASFVGFVLLTWFHWGQGDRAHLALVTDAAHLENPWVNRLTLFVRGGLPMLVPLIWFPDAYESVLATVVGLFGSSGDWIASLFSSEARLALGVGFGLLTLATLAWGYRVAGDRPAWRIDVVETILLWVFFLSVPPILAIGLYFVVWHSLRHLARLVAIDDTAASALARGSTTGVLTRLTRDALPMTAGALVLFGAIAVLVPTEPGTVADVAGVYLVLLAVLTLPHAVVVTVLDRIQGVSP; encoded by the coding sequence ATGGCAGCAGTGAACGTCCGCAGAGACGTCCGGGACCGCTTGCTGGAAGTGACGGCCCGACCGATCTGGGTCGTCCTCGCTACGGCCGCGGCCGTTCATCTTCTCGGCGTTCGACTCCCCACGGACGTCCAGTACGGTATTCTGCTGGCGACGGTCCTGCTCCTGGGACTCCCGCACGGCGCGCTCGATCACCTCACGCTCCCACGAGCGCGCGCGGAGTCGCTGACTGCCCGCCGGTTCGTGGTCTTCTGCGGCTGGTACCTGCTGCTCGCAAGTGCCTACGGGGTCGCGTGGCTCGTCGCTCCAACGGCGTCGTTCGTCGGGTTCGTCCTGCTGACGTGGTTTCACTGGGGGCAAGGTGATCGGGCACATCTCGCACTAGTCACCGACGCTGCGCATCTCGAGAACCCGTGGGTCAACCGCCTGACGCTGTTCGTCCGCGGCGGCCTTCCTATGCTCGTGCCCTTGATCTGGTTTCCCGACGCCTACGAGTCGGTCCTCGCGACCGTGGTCGGGTTGTTCGGGTCCAGCGGCGACTGGATCGCCTCGCTGTTCTCCTCGGAGGCTCGACTGGCGCTGGGCGTCGGGTTCGGCCTGCTGACGCTTGCCACGCTGGCGTGGGGGTATCGCGTCGCCGGCGATCGGCCGGCCTGGCGGATCGACGTCGTCGAAACTATCCTCCTGTGGGTGTTTTTCCTGAGCGTGCCGCCGATCCTGGCGATCGGACTCTATTTCGTCGTCTGGCACTCGCTGCGCCATCTCGCACGCCTGGTCGCGATCGACGACACCGCGGCGTCGGCACTAGCACGTGGGTCGACGACCGGCGTACTGACCCGTCTCACCAGGGACGCACTCCCTATGACTGCCGGTGCGCTGGTGCTGTTCGGTGCCATCGCAGTACTGGTACCCACCGAACCCGGCACGGTCGCAGACGTCGCCGGCGTCTACCTCGTGTTGCTGGCGGTCCTGACGCTCCCGCACGCGGTGGTCGTGACCGTCCTCGATCGGATCCAGGGCGTCTCGCCCTGA